A DNA window from Aspergillus nidulans FGSC A4 chromosome V contains the following coding sequences:
- a CDS encoding uncharacterized protein (transcript_id=CADANIAT00003461), which translates to MENTIETPTGVDERKRNQSGTASDKEYGVRQTMSSQDEKRLVRKIDLYLMPLLIISYGLQYLDKTSLSYSAILGLREDLNLHGQEFSWASGIFYIGYLAASYPISLGFVRFPLGRYLSALIFLWGVVLTLHACAQNYAGLMVLRALLGIFESAISPGFSLITGMWYTPKEHVSRHSFWFAGNATASLIGSGIAYGILKYTGGFSKWKMLFLIFGLITVAWSVFLWFFLPDDPSTARFLNPTEREFASLRPKKFQRTTQTKKWDKCQFIETMKDVKTWWFLLFSFVICVPNGGTTSLNTIIINSFGYDELQTILMGMPAAAFQLTTVILAALFTTYIRKSRLAAMVAIFLMAMAGILMVKLLPYDRKIPRLAGYWLVTAVAPAFPLMMSLFASNTAGFTKKSTVVAFIFVGYCVGNFVGPQFFKSTEAPGYSTAYTTILTCYVISIVMAALFRAYLGWANKRRDQAQGIHIDPEDHREIDLQADEELDHVDETDIQNQSFRYIL; encoded by the exons ATGGAGAACACCATTGAAACACCGACTGGTGTTGatgagaggaagaggaaccaGTCAGGAACGGCTAGTGACAAAGAGTATGGGGTTAGGCAGACCATGAGTTCTCAAGATGAGAAAAGACTTGTGAGAAAGATTGATTTATA TCTGATGCCTCTTCTTATCATCAGCTATGGACTTCAATATCTTGACA AAACCAGTTTATCCTACAGCGCCATTCTTGGATTACGGGAAGACCTT AATCTCCATGGACAAGAGTTCAGCTGGGCTTCTGGTATCTTCTACATTGGGTATCTAGCTGCCTCGTACCCTATATCACTTGGATTCGTCAGGTTTCCTCTGGGACGTTATCTCAGCGCTCTCAT TTTTCTTTGGGGCGTAGTCCTCACTCTCCACGCCTGTGCCCAGAACTATGCCGGTCTCATGGTGCTACGAGCACTGCTTGGTATATTTGAGAGTGCTATCAGCCCTGGCTTTTCACTAATCACCGGAATGTGGTATACACCCAAAGAACATGTCTCTCGGCACTCTTTTTGGTTTGCCGGAAACGCCACCGCCAGTCTTATCGGGTCAGGCATCGCGTACGGCATCCTAAAATACACAGGGGGATTCAGCAAATGGAAG ATGCTCTTTCTCATATTTGGACTCATCACAGTTGCGTGGTCTGTCTTTTTAtggttcttcctccccgacGACCCTTCGACGGCGCGTTTCCTTAACCCCACAGAAAGAGAATTCGCATCTTTGCGGCCAAAGAAGTTCCAGCGCACTACTCAGACCAAAAAGTGGGATAAGTGCCAATTTATCGAGACCATGAAGGACGTCAAGACATGGtggttcttgctcttctcctttgtaATCTGCGTGCCAAACGGTGGTACCACCAGC TTGAATACCATTATTATCAACAGCTTCGGCTACGATGAACTTCAGACAATCCTCATGGGCATGCCAGCCGCTGCCTTCCAGCTCACAACAGTCATACTCGCCGCCCTTTTCACAACTTACATCCGCAAGTCCAGGTTGGCTGCTATGGTTGCAATCTTCctgatggccatggctggAATTCTTATGGTCAAGCTTCTCCCCTATGACAGGAAGATTCCTCGCCTTGCGGGATATTGGCTCGTCACAGCTGTGGCCCCCGCGTTCCCTCTAATGATGTCCTTGTTTGCAAGCAATACTGCCGGATTCACGAAGAAATCGACCGttgtcgccttcatcttcgttgGGTACTGTGTTGGAAACTTTGTTGGCCCGCAGTTCTTCAAGAGTACTGAGGCGCCCGGGTATTCA ACTGCATACACCACAATCCTTACCTGCTATGTCATCTCTATCGTTATGGCGGCTCTATTCCGCGCCTATCTCGGCTGGGCAAACAAGAGGCGCGATCAGGCGCAGGGCATACACATTGACCCGGAGGATCATCGTGAGATTGACCTTCaggcagatgaagagctggaccATGTGGACGAGACGGATATCCAGAACCAGAGCTTTAGGTATATTTTGTAA
- a CDS encoding uncharacterized protein (transcript_id=CADANIAT00003458), whose protein sequence is MIARRSTSLLAIVFFVAVILVIFSSSPKPVPEAVSEEISAAAKYVPKFPSLNDLHLPTFQPPAHKPPELQQDSSSGDSKWFSHWEWLNPFSSSITLDENRSVLPPLPNRPYIFTYYNPKKGSDREEENADAQLLFAWRRAWYAQGFRPVVLGRAEAMANPLYESTKQLDLSLELEEDLLKWLAWGHMGDGLLADRLCFPMARYDDATLSHLRRGADSDFITRFDKIHNALLFGKKSVINAVIEKASKEFDKATKALTDLIPDDLLKSEQTNSLALYDSATIAAYYHELTAEAIPSPSVRRHALVDLINSHLQNTFVNSFPGGIAVLKPYAEHTTALVEPALRLAKALGQCPDSVAPTSCPPNLRNCHPCNTHKPMKISQPATYKNTTQVFTIGILPHPYTFVSLLQNSSEVTTRYIRRETSRDAWLKEVTGDQMGRQLGGGARAVLFKKVVADEPAIGTSLWMTVESLPAEAGQALPSELLDEFEWQFGFRIPRDSNVDAKNEGDAKESMQHANPSKKGVEREYTIIQGARDMLKRKTDSNRVNIRGVAEAWNMADTEVWRFVKAYRARSIVERKKWEEEEKSFFGARPKI, encoded by the coding sequence ATGATTGCTCGACGCAGTACATCCCTCCTTGCGATTGTTTTCTTCGTCGCGGTTATATTAGTGAttttctcgtcttccccaaAGCCGGTTCCGGAAGCCGTCAGTGAAGAGATATCAGCAGCCGCCAAATATGTCCCGAAATTCCCTTCGTTGAACGATCTGCACCTGCCGACCTTTCAGCCGCCGGCGCATAAACCCCCCGAGCTACAGCAAGACAGTTCAAGCGGTGATTCAAAGTGGTTCAGTCACTGGGAATGGCTCAACCCCTTCTCGTCCTCCATTACCCTTGACGAGAATCGGTCCGTACTCCCTCCGCTTCCCAATCGGCCGTATATATTTACATACTATAACCCGAAGAAGGGCAGTGAtagagaggaggagaatgCCGATGCCCAACTTCTTTTTGCCTGGCGTCGTGCTTGGTACGCTCAGGGCTTCCGACCTGTGGTTCTTGGTCGTGCGGAGGCTATGGCCAATCCATTATATGAGTCAACGAAGCAATTGGATTTGAGCCTTGAGCTAGAAGAGGATCTTCTCAAATGGCTTGCTTGGGGTCATATGGGAGATGGTCTGCTTGCCGATCGGCTTTGCTTTCCAATGGCGAGATACGACGATGCAACACTCTCTCACCTGCGTCGCGGTGCGGATTCAGATTTCATCACCCGATTCGACAAGATACATAATGCCCTGCTCTTTGGGAAGAAATCTGTTATTAACGCCGTCATTGAAAAGGCAAGCAAGGAGTTTGACAAGGCAACAAAGGCTTTGACGGACTTGATACCAGATGATCTGTTAAAGTCCGAACAGACCAACTCTCTAGCACTTTATGACTCGGCTACCATTGCGGCGTATTACCACGAGCTTACTGCAGAGGCTATACCCTCTCCGTCGGTCCGCCGGCATGCCCTAGTAGATCTCATCAATTCCCATCTGCAGAATACATTTGTGAACTCGTTCCCGGGAGGAATAGCCGTCCTGAAACCTTATGCTGAGCACACCACTGCGTTGGTTGAACCAGCCTTAAGACTTGCGAAGGCTCTTGGCCAATGTCCCGACTCTGTTGCACCCACTTCTTGCCCTCCAAATCTGCGAAACTGCCACCCGTGCAACACACACAAACCAATGAAAATCAGCCAACCCGCCACATACAAGAATACCACCCAGGTCTTCACAATAGGCATCTTGCCGCACCCATACACCTTCGTCAGCTTACTACAAAACTCTTCGGAAGTTACAACGCGGTACATTCGACGCGAAACTTCCCGCGATGCCTGGCTCAAAGAGGTGACCGGCGACCAAATGGGCCGCCAACTAGGCGGTGGGGCGAGGGCCGTCTTATTCAAGAAAGTCGTCGCTGACGAGCCAGCTATCGGCACATCGCTATGGATGACGGTCGAGTCACTCCCCGCTGAGGCCGGCCAGGCCCTACCAAGCGAACTCTTGGACGAGTTTGAATGGCAGTTTGGATTCCGGATCCCACGTGACAGCAATGTAGACGCCAAGAACGAAGGCGATGCCAAGGAATCAATGCAGCATGCCAACCCGAGCAAAAAGGGTGTTGAGAGAGAGTATACCATCATCCAAGGAGCTAGGGATATGCTAAAGAGAAAGACCGACTCCAACCGGGTCAATATCCGCGGTGTGGCCGAGGCGTGGAACATGGCCGATACTGAGGTCTGGCGATTTGTCAAGGCGTACAGAGCGCGAAGTATCGTCGAACGTAAgaagtgggaggaggaagagaagagcttCTTTGGAGCGCGTCCGAAGATATAA
- the aarA gene encoding L-aminoadipate-semialdehyde dehydrogenase (transcript_id=CADANIAT00003460), which produces MGAETVPLQERLERWAQRLQNLTVSPLTRDYPDNQNQELPKRAIEAFESLKLPNETASAVKNISGAWSEFTVFLTAFVVLVARLTGDEDIAIGTSLGDDGRPFVLRVPIDPSETFLQLYAKVQKAYDEGSAEIVPLGSLRSYIQEKSQSERTPVLFRFAAYDAPAASQEYPANTFETTDLVVNVAPASTSDGATELGAYYNQRLFSSARISTILSQVAQLVKNATSDPETAIGRIDFMTPEQRALLPDPTADLHWSKFRGAIHDIFAENAEKHPEKLCVVETKSATSSHREFTYRQINEASNILGHHLVEAGVERGEVVMVYAYRGVDLVVAVMGILKAGATFSVIDPAYPPERQCIYLDVARPRALINIAKATKDAGELSEKVRTFIDENLQLRTEIPALALLDDGSLLGGSVDGQDVLAKQVPLKSKRVGVVVGPDSTPTLSFTSGSEGRPKGVRGRHFSLAYYFPWMSETFKLTPNDKFTMLSGIAHDPIQRDIFTPLFLGAQLLVPAREDIQNEKLAEWMRDYGATVTHLTPAMGQILVGGASAQFPTLHHAFFVGDILIKRDCRSLQGLAPNVNIVNMYGTTETQRAVSYFEIPSYSSNGGYLDTMKDVIPAGRGMLDVQMLVVNRFEPSRICAIGEVGEIYVRAAGLAEGYLGSPELNQKKFLTNWFVDPKTWVEKDAAESQGANEPWREFYVGPRDRLYRSGDLGRYTPSGDVECSGRADDQVKIRGFRIELGEIDTHLSRHPLVRENVTLVRRDKFEEPTLVSYFVPNMNKWASWLEEKGLKDDDSAEGMVGMLRRFRPLRDDARELLRSKLPTYAVPTVFIPLKRMPLNPNGKIDKPALPFPDTAELSAAAPQRRPSALKNLSETEQALAQIWASRISNVTATMIGPDDSFFDLGGHSILAQQMFFDLRRKWRGIDISMNAIFRSPTLRAFAAEIDRLLSAESFTSNNETAANSTAAANEPNDEYSRDARKLVDTLPNSFPTRTEDMLSAEPTIFLTGATGFLGAHILRDLLTRKSPSAKVIALVRGKSAEQALARIRSTCRAYGFWDESWTSRLECITGSLGDPRFGLTDASWDDLTNRVDAVIHNGALVHWVYPYSTLKPANVLGTIDALKLCATGKPKQFSFVSSTSVLDSDHYVQESERSIAAGGAGISEDDDLEGSSVGLGTGYGQSKWAGEYLVREAGKRGLKGTIVRPGYVLGDSKSGTTNTDDFLIRMIKGCIQLSARPNINNTVNMVPVDHVARVVIAGAFQPPVSPIGVAQVTGHPRLRFNQFLGALQLYGYNVPQVDYVPWSKLLEQYVNSGEHDDLESQHALMPLYHFVTADLPSNTKAPELDDVHAAASLRADASWSGVDVSAGAGVTEELVGLYTSYLVSVGFLPPPTESGARPLPAVSITDDQREAMAGVGGRGGTA; this is translated from the exons ATGGGTGCCGAAACAGTTCCATTGCAGGAACGCCTCGAGCGTTGGGCTCAGAGGCTGCAAAACCTCACCGTCTCCCCGCTGACCCGCGACTATCCCGACAACCAGAACCAGGAGCTACCCAAGCGGGCCATCGAAGCTTTCGAATCGCTCAAACTTCCCAATGAGACGGCGTCAGCAGTGAAGAATATCTCTGGGGCTTGGTCGGAATTCACAGTTTTCCTCACCGCGTTTGTAGTGCTCGTCGCTCGGTTGACCGGTGATGAGGACATCGCTATCGGCACTAGTCTTGGTGACGATGGCCGTCCTTTTGTCTTGAGAGTCCCAATTGATCCCTCAGAGACTTTTTTACAGCTATATGCCAAGGTTCAGAAG GCCTACGATGAAGGGTCCGCCGAAATCGTGCCATTGGGCAGTCTACGATCCTATATTCAGGAGAAATCACAATCCGAGAGAACGCCTGTCCTCTTCCGATTCGCCGCCTACGATGCCCCTGCTGCATCGCAGGAGTACCCGGCCAATACCTTTGAAACGACGGATCTGGTGGTCAATGTGGCGCCCGCAAGCACCTCTGATGGAGCGACGGAGTTGGGAGCGTACTACAACCAGCGCTTGTTCTCCAGTGCTAGGATTAGCACTATCTTGAGCCAGGTGGCTCAATTGGTTAAGAATGCCACAAGCGACCCGGAGACGGCAATTGGGCGCATTGATTTTATGACACCGGAGCAGCGCGCTCTTCTCCCCGACCCAACTGCTGACCTGCACTGGTCTAAATTCCGGGGCGCCATCCACGATATATTTGCTGAGAACGCTGAGAAGCACCCGGAAAAGCTTTGCGTTGTCGAGACGAAGTCCGCCACTTCTTCTCACCGCGAGTTCACTTATAGACAAATCAATGAGGCGTCAAACATCCTTGGTCATCACCTGGTTGAGGCTGGCGTTGAGAGGGGCGAGGTTGTCATGGTGTACGCTTACCGTGGCGTTGACCTTGTCGTGGCCGTGATGGGTATTCTCAAGGCCGGTGCGACGTTCTCTGTTATTGATCCTGCGTACCCTCCTGAGAGACAATGTATCTACCTTGATGTGGCACGACCCCGGGCTCTTATCAACATTGCGAAGGCTAccaaggatgctggtgagCTGTCGGAGAAGGTACGCACGTTCATCGATGAGAACCTGCAGCTTCGGACTGAGATCCCCGCTCTCGCGCTGCTTGACGATGGTTCGCTTTTGGGCGGTTCAGTCGATGGCCAGGACGTGCTGGCTAAGCAGGTGCCATTGAAGTCCAAGCGCGTGGGCGTTGTTGTTGGCCCTGACTCTACTCCTACTCTATCGTTCACTTCCGGCTCCGAGGGTAGACCCAAGGGTGTCCGAGGTCGTCACTTCTCTTTGGCGTACTATTTCCCATGGATGTCTGAAACATTCAAGCTTACTCCCAACGACAAATTTACCATGCTTAGCGGGATCGCTCACGACCCGATTCAGAGAGATATTTTTACTCCTCTGTTCCTCGGTGCCCAACTTCTGGTTCCGGCACGCGAAGATATTCAGAACGAAAAGCTTGCTGAATGGATGCGGGATTACGGTGCCACTGTCACTCACCTTACACCTGCTATGGGTCAAATCCTCGTTGGAGGCGCCTCTGCCCAGTTCCCTACCCTTCACCACGCTTTCTTCGTCGGAGATATCTTGATCAAGAGAGATTGCCGCTCATTGCAAGGGCTGGCCCCGAATGTCAACATTGTCAACATGTACGGAACGACCGAGACACAGCGTGCTGTCAGCTACTTCGAAATCCCCAGCTACTCGAGCAACGGTGGGTACCTGGACACCATGAAGGACGTTATCCCGGCGGGTCGGGGAATGCTCGACGTGCAGATGCTGGTCGTCAACCGCTTCGAGCCTAGCCGCATCTGCGCTATTGGCGAAGTGGGTGAGATTTACGTTCGTGCAGCTGGACTTGCGGAAGGATACCTTGGTTCACCGGAACTGAACCAGAAGAAGTTCCTTACGAACTGGTTTGTTGACCCTAAGACGTGGGTCGAGAAAGATGCCGCAGAGTCGCAGGGTGCGAATGAGCCCTGGAGAGAGTTCTATGTTGGACCCAGGGACCGTCTCTACCGAAGCGGTGACCTTGGTCGATACACTCCTTCCGGAGACGTCGAGTGCTCTGGTCGTGCCGATGACCAGGTGAAGATCCGTGGTTTCCGTATTGAGCTGGGTGAAATCGATACCCATCTCTCCCGTCACCCTCTTGTAAGAGAGAACGTGACGCTGGTGCGTCGTGACAAGTTCGAAGAACCTACCCTCGTCAGCTACTTTGTGCCCAACATGAATAAGTGGGCCTCGTGgctggaagaaaagggccTCAAGGACGATGATTCTGCCGAAGGAATGGTGGGCATGCTTAGGCGATtccgtcctcttcgtgaCGATGCCCGTGAACTACTCCGCAGCAAGCTTCCCACCTATGCTGTGCCAACGGTGTTCATTCCGCTCAAGCGCATGCCATTGAATCCCAACGGAAAGATTGACAAGCCCGCTCTGCCTTTCCCTGATACCGCCGAACTCAGCGCGGCCGCTCCTCAACGCAGGCCTTCAGCCTTGAAGAACCTCTCCGAGACCGAACAGGCACTGGCTCAAATCTGGGCTTCGCGCATCTCCAACGTCACTGCTACCATGATTGGCCCTGATGATTCGTTCTTCGATCTCGGAGGACACAGTATTCTCGCGCAACAGATGTTCTTCGACCTTCGACGCAAGTGGCGCGGCATCGACATTAGCATGAATGCCATCTTCCGTAGCCCTACCCTCCGCGCCTTCGCTGCAGAGATTGACCGCCTGTTGAGCGCCGAATCCTTTACCAGCAACAATGAGACTGCTGCGAACTCCACAGCGGCCGCCAACGAGCCCAACGACGAGTACTCCCGTGATGCCCGCAAACTGGTAGACACTTTGCCAAACTCCTTCCCAACCCGCACAGAGGACATGCTCTCCGCTGAACCgaccatcttcctcaccggTGCTACCGGTTTCTTGGGTGCCCACATCCTCCGCGACCTCCTCACTCGCAAATCACCTTCAGCGAAGGTAATCGCTCTTGTCCGTGGCAAGAGCGCCGAGCAAGCCCTCGCGCGCATCCGCTCCACTTGCCGAGCCTACGGCTTCTGGGACGAATCCTGGACATCCCGCCTTGAGTGCATCACCGGCTCCCTCGGCGACCCCCGCTTTGGCCTCACAGACGCCTCTTGGGACGACCTTACCAACCGCGTCGACGCTGTCATCCATAACGGTGCCCTTGTTCACTGGGTCTACCCCTACTCCACTCTTAAGCCGGCTAACGTGCTTGGCACTATTGACGCCCTCAAGCTCTGTGCAACCGGCAAGCCGAAGCAGTTCTCTTTCGTCAGCTCAACCAGTGTCCTTGACAGCGACCACTACGTCCAGGAATCCGAGCGCAGCATTGCCGCCGGCGGTGCTGGTATcagcgaagatgacgacctGGAAGGTAGCAGCGTCGGCCTGGGAACCGGCTACGGCCAGAGCAAGTGGGCCGGTGAGTACCTCGTTCGGGAAGCAGGCAAGCGCGGTCTCAAGGGAACGATCGTCCGTCCTGGTTACGTCCTAGGTGATTCTAAGAGCGGCA CAACGAACACCGACGACTTCCTCATCCGCATGATCAAAGGCTGCATCCAGCTCTCGGCCCgccccaacatcaacaacaccgtCAACATGGTCCCCGTCGACCATGTCGCCCGCGTTGTCATCGCCGGTGCCTTCCAGCCTCCCGTTTCCCCCATCGGTGTCGCCCAAGTCACTGGCCACCCGCGCCTGCGGTTTAACCAGTTCCTTGGCGCTCTGCAGTTGTACGGGTACAACGTGCCGCAGGTTGACTACGTGCCCTGGTCGAAGCTGCTTGAGCAGTATGTTAACAGCGGCGAGCACGACGATTTAGAGTCGCAGCATGCACT GATGCCTCTCTATCACTTCGTCACAGCGGACTTGCCCTCCAACACGAAAGCTCCCGAGCTAGACGACGTCCACGCCGCTGCTTCCCTTCGCGCCGACGCTTCCTGGTCAGGCGTCGACGTGTCAGCCGGCGCCGGTGTAACCGAGGAACTGGTTGGTTTGTACACCTCGTACCTTGTCTCCGTTGGATTTTTGCCGCCACCGACAGAGTCTGGTGCACGACCACTGCCGGCTGTATCGATCACGGATGATCAGCGTGAGGCGATGGCGGGTGTTGGTGGACGTGGTGGAACTGCTTGA
- a CDS encoding carbonic anhydrase canA (transcript_id=CADANIAT00003459), whose amino-acid sequence MTTQDPFTAALSQNKAWAAKVAREQPDLFRKLSTGQHPEILWIGCSDSRCPETTLLGLKPGDVFVHRNIANILQPSDLSSTAVIEFAVRHLGVKHVVVCGHTKCGGISAVMANKKLGILDSWLSPLRKLRDDNSDCLKSLPTDEALLKLVELNVLAGVKTVKQKSVVVEAMQKGLKVHGLVYDVGSGVLQELDTSASDKTVKKRLTLFKKDF is encoded by the exons ATGACAACCCAAG ATCCGTTCACCGCAGCCCTCAGCCAAAACAAAGCCTGGGCAGCCAAAGTAGCTAGAGAGCAGCCAGACCTTTTCCGCAAACTTTCCACCGGCCAGCACCCAGAGATCCTCTGGATAGGCTGTTCTGACTCTCGATGTCCCGAGACGACTCTGCTAGGCCTCAAGCCAGGTGATGTGTTTGTCCACCGAAACATCGCCAACATCTTGCAGCCCTCGGACCTCAGTTCCACCGCTGTTATAGAGTTCGCTGTTCGCCATCTGGGGGTCAAGCATGTTGTTGTCTGCGGACACACAAAATGTGGAGGCATCTCTGCCGTGATGGCAAACAAGAAGCTTGGTATTCTTGATTCATGGCTTTCGCCTCTGCGGAAGCTGCGTGACGATAATTCGGACTGCTTGAAGTCATTACCAACGGACGAGGCGCTCCTCAAACTAGTTGAACTGAATGTCCTTGCCGGGGTGAAGACggtgaagcagaagagtgttgtggttgaggcGATGCAGAAAGGGCTGAAGGTTCATGGACTCGTGTACGATGTCGGGAGCGGTGTTTTGCAGGAATTGGATACCAGTGCTTCTGACAAGACCGTGAAGAAACGGTTGACATTGTTTAAGAAGGACTTTTAG
- a CDS encoding Zn(II)2Cys6 transcription factor (transcript_id=CADANIAT00003462), producing MGQSSGANNDPAPRPRRARVERGKRSRNGCSTCVSKKVKCDEIRPQCARCVRLHLVCGWPAPKPSLASRRRGYGPIKTRDSGLWTPSSIIPREDDCASVSQTGGFLTPVTQTGLTSPNAEGMAQSGDSPTGSSGHSMPAVDDSVYEPPYDDTLQWALAAAGSSLAETPLSMAETPGNDEERVDNPLNANAFELLNAPMMSPLLTATNLSFAHATGASRALGSDDKQAVMFHCKVLAPSKSTRNWSCSAHTLFLNKAYNRSMALHFLLAVAHSELAIYYGQGPQAPQESREHFDRGSQMFLQARNPFASPDHISMMLSYLYMYMFWMRRDHLDPFKLQDLSRAVLVHIRTYGLDTLCASDDVLSLESTSAGVITVSEQVMLARIITYLYDRDGFCCFFGCGGQIADYMNSVPQKRQRIWLRSRAAFFLPLSEVGYHEASSEMEDAAILDVYFELIILHHDINVYSQASAAQAMTMKQNLQRRLETIHKYQAALFHQVADQAHGPQRTLMTYVAAAVFYALQIYFYRARESSFGSRPISIELQNALNSLVSAAYHATKAGQVQLLERFQWSLFIAGLEITDPVHREWVGNNLTDPAIREALDCILRIKQQSSGGITMQKIRSLIDKGSPMP from the exons ATGGGCCAAAGCAGCGGTGCGAACAATGATCCGGcgcctcggcctcgtcgtGCCCGCGTAGAGAGGGGCAAACGGTCTCGAAATG GATGCTCTACATGTGTGAGCAAAAAGGTCAAGTGCGACGAGATTCGGCCTCAATGTGCGAGATGCGTTCGGCTTCACCTGGTGTGCGGGTGGCCTGCACCGAAACCCTCGCTAGCTTCAAGACGGCGCGGCTATGGCCCTATTAAAACCCGTGACTCAGGCCTCTGGACGCCGTCCTCTATTATACCAAGGGAGGACGATTGTGCGTCAGTAAGCCAGACGGGCGGCTTTCTGACACCGGTCACTCAGACCGGTCTGACCTCTCCAAACGCGGAAGGCATGGCTCAGTCGGGAGATTCTCCGACTGGCAGCTCTGGCCATAGTATGCCCGCCGTGGACGATTCTGTATATGAGCCGCCGTACGATGATACCTTGCAATGGGCATTAGCGGCAGCAGGTAGCAGTTTAGCAGAAACTCCATTGTCGATGGCCGAAACACCGGGCAATGACGAAGAGCGTGTTGATAACCCATTGAATGCGAATGCCTTTGAACTGCTGAACGCTCCCATGATGAGCCCCCTACTAACTGCTACCAATCTATCGTTCGCACATGCCACTGGCGCAAGCCGTGCCCTGGGTAGTGACGACAAGCAAGCTGTCATGTTCCATTGCAAGGTCCTTGCTCCCTCGAAATCCACGCGAAATTGGAGCTGCTCTGCGCACACGCTATTTCTTAACAAGGCCTATAATAGGAGTATGGcccttcattttcttcttgctgttgcCCACAGCGAGTTGGCTATTTATTATGGCCAGGGACCTCAAGCTCCCCAAGAATCTCGAGAGCACTTCGATCGAGGATCACAAATGTTCCTGCAAGCGCGTAACCCTTTCGCTTCTCCGGATCATATCAGTATGATGCTCTCATATTTGTACATGTATATGTTCTGGATGCGACGTGACCATCTCGATCCCTTCAAACTCCAAGACCTGAGCAgggctgttcttgttcatATCCGAACGTATGGATTAGATACGCTCTGTGCTAGCGATGATGTTCTATCTCTCGAAAGTACTAGTGCCGGGGTGATTACCGTATCCGAGCAGGTTATGCTGGCTAGGATTATCACGTACCTATATGATCGAGacggcttctgctgctttttcGGCTGTGGCGGGCAAATCGCGGACTACATGAACAGCGTCCCTCAGAAACGTCAGAGGATCTGGCTACGCTCGCGTGctgctttcttcctccctttGAGCGAGGTTGGTTATCACGAGGCAAGCTcggagatggaagatgcGGCAATTCTCGATGTATACTTTGAGCTTATCATTTTACATCACGATATCAACGTATACAGTCAAGCTTCCGCGGCGCAGGCAATGACCATGAAACAGAACCTTCAGCGGCGGTTAGAAACTATCCACAAG TATCAAGCCGCATTATTTCATCAAGTGGCAGACCAAGCGCATGGCCCGCAGCGTACACTCATGACCTATGTCGCAGCTGCCGTCTTTTATGCTTTGCAAATCTATTTTTACCGTGCTCGCGAGTCTTCATTTGGAAGTAGGCCTATATCTATTGAACTCCAAAATGCTCTCAACTCACTTGTGTCGGCTGCATACCATGCTACGAAAGCTGGACAAGTGCAGTTGCTTGAGCGTTTTCAATGGTCTCTCTTCATTGCTGGGCTGGAGATTACCGATCCGGTCCATCGGGAGTGGGTTGGAAACAACTTGACTGACCCTGCAATCAGGGAGGCACTCGACTGTATTCTACGCATCAAACAACAATCTTCAGGTGGCATTACTATGCAGAAGATCCGATCACTGATTGACAAAGGTTCTCCAATGCCATAA